A single Methanospirillum lacunae DNA region contains:
- a CDS encoding PAS domain S-box protein translates to MNCEPAEDQDLHILIIENAQILYPLILKAFESWEKKSHFTCIHSLEQVYQVIHEDPPDIIYIEEKFLNSESSFFGENAELYKIPIIFLLQNNISDLPDLLSQHQFIEYIPITERILNALPEICDRILKEWKAVSARQSVEKELSKFYQICNNNEFQALPSKLDDQGNTIDYLQLIKLFWEKSNDGLIICEIIYNSSKFPIDFKIIESNPAFEEKFSQVTDNIHGKKLTELNSQFLNDLTDRLLHVILTGDISNDKLFLNVNYLKYNIKIFDINETIIGIQFFKIQNTQSDKVDQNSEKRTSFFNDIAIEDFWDWQITEDLIDISPKWYAAFGYNYNEVGNNLQSWKSLVHQEDIQSLEKKMHNIIHREDTVLEHEFRIKTKTGEWKWILIKGMVVSGFGNECLNKISGLIVDISAWKNLETQFAQEHQELIETYNQCSLSEEHLKRKVSDLYVSEQMLKINEEKLLLAQKIGKIGCWEYSFQTEIVWASAETLKIFGYPPIAGDVSLEKIKKCIPDYDDFIQLLSKQIIEVDEFNQVLMIHPVDGSPQKFIHLVAIIQRDEFGKNQKITGVIQDITKIKANEEKLKETNNFLENLINLANVPIIVWDSAFRITRCNHSFEKLTGLSSQDALGKSLKIIFPPSLVDRSMRLIKSTLEGVRWETVELQIQHTDGTIKTVVWNSSTLFSDDGNVPIATIAQGQDVTAKNKYENERNIAIEQVKQNLAQLAILNDGIRNPLTIISLLSSGENENQEKNVILEQVNIINDIVTQLDKRWAESDKILKFLTKHHQISINPVTNNQEIQLKINQSISEKEEPQLLVEESQGLLFSILDCLDDFVYVVDIESYELVFINRRLRNLVGDFPGKKCYQIFQKDNDNPCPYCPNSYLIDEYGPTGVYRWESTKPDNKRVYSCRDWAFRWFDGRFVKIEIASDITEQRQTETGIRNEEEKFRTIAEHIKTGFFIFQNDSFVFVNDALTEIIGYSHNEIYNKKMIEFLDPIDYEWIKEISRQRKEGKQVPDKYIIHVKTKDGSNKTLELFISQIFFQESPALLGTINDITEKEHIERELWDSEDRFWTLLQNIPEYIILHKKGKILFANNSALYALGYTSEEMVGSNLLEYLTPESKKNVIKIISGSGNKTIPPVTFITKEGIEKITIIHKFFIQYENSIISLDILKDITEQKRIEETLRKKIENEVAIISIIPDLIYTIDWKGVILENKTKGLSLFSSNPELDQGKSLHELLPCHLANQIIQIINIAISTNLKQHFEFFLDDEKQRHWYEIYVIYCSPNEVTALFRNISGIKSQGTMIKELNMRFNLLISLLNQDIDSLIATINFLEKKSLESSNLEMIHENIQLAHNEGNQIEKIINFFVQYNNHNSHLCQWQNITSLINSITLIFKSSDIEIINQIEDNIEIYADLMLRQVFFILIKNSIDHGGDVQKIKLFSESMNNSLIIIYEDDGRGICNNDKTHIFDRNFKGKIGSSLFLVREILSMTDILIRETGKEGDGVKFEIVLPSGSFRRTFIE, encoded by the coding sequence ATGAATTGTGAACCAGCAGAGGATCAAGATCTCCATATTTTAATTATTGAAAATGCTCAAATATTATATCCATTAATCTTGAAGGCATTTGAATCCTGGGAAAAAAAGTCTCACTTCACATGTATTCACTCTTTAGAACAAGTATACCAAGTAATTCATGAAGATCCACCGGATATAATCTATATCGAAGAAAAATTTTTAAATTCAGAATCATCTTTTTTTGGAGAAAATGCTGAATTATATAAGATTCCAATTATTTTCTTACTTCAAAATAATATCAGCGATCTACCCGATCTCCTCTCCCAACATCAATTTATTGAATATATCCCTATAACTGAACGGATTCTTAATGCTTTACCAGAAATCTGTGATAGAATATTGAAAGAATGGAAAGCAGTATCTGCACGTCAATCAGTTGAAAAGGAATTATCAAAATTTTATCAGATTTGTAACAATAACGAATTTCAGGCATTGCCATCAAAATTAGATGACCAAGGCAATACCATTGATTATCTCCAACTGATAAAATTGTTTTGGGAAAAAAGTAATGATGGATTAATAATATGTGAAATAATTTATAATTCGTCAAAATTTCCCATTGATTTTAAAATTATAGAATCTAATCCTGCTTTTGAAGAAAAATTTTCTCAGGTAACTGATAATATTCATGGAAAAAAATTAACCGAACTTAATTCGCAATTCTTAAATGATTTGACGGATCGATTATTACATGTTATTCTAACTGGAGATATCTCAAATGATAAACTCTTTTTAAATGTTAATTATTTAAAATACAATATAAAAATATTCGATATAAATGAAACTATTATTGGTATTCAATTTTTTAAAATACAGAATACTCAATCCGATAAGGTTGACCAAAATAGTGAAAAGAGAACATCATTTTTTAATGATATTGCAATTGAAGATTTTTGGGATTGGCAAATAACAGAAGATTTGATTGATATTAGTCCAAAATGGTATGCTGCATTTGGATACAATTATAATGAAGTTGGAAATAATCTCCAATCATGGAAGTCTCTTGTCCATCAAGAGGATATACAGTCATTAGAAAAAAAAATGCACAATATCATCCATCGGGAAGATACTGTCCTTGAACATGAATTTCGAATTAAAACTAAAACTGGAGAATGGAAATGGATACTGATCAAAGGTATGGTTGTATCAGGATTTGGAAATGAATGTCTTAATAAGATTTCTGGATTGATAGTAGACATATCTGCATGGAAAAACCTGGAGACTCAGTTTGCACAAGAACATCAGGAATTAATTGAAACGTATAATCAATGTTCACTCAGTGAAGAACATCTTAAGCGAAAAGTATCTGATCTTTATGTAAGTGAGCAAATGCTCAAGATAAATGAAGAAAAATTACTTTTAGCACAAAAAATTGGAAAAATTGGTTGTTGGGAATATTCTTTTCAAACAGAAATTGTTTGGGCATCTGCTGAAACGTTAAAAATTTTTGGATATCCCCCAATTGCTGGAGATGTTTCATTAGAAAAAATAAAAAAATGCATTCCTGATTATGATGATTTCATTCAATTACTTAGTAAACAAATAATTGAAGTTGATGAGTTTAATCAAGTTCTCATGATTCATCCTGTAGATGGATCTCCACAAAAATTTATCCACCTCGTTGCGATTATCCAAAGAGACGAATTTGGTAAAAACCAAAAAATTACCGGAGTAATTCAGGATATTACTAAAATCAAGGCGAATGAAGAGAAACTTAAAGAAACGAATAATTTCTTAGAAAACCTAATTAACCTCGCAAATGTCCCTATTATTGTATGGGATTCTGCTTTTAGAATAACTCGGTGTAATCATTCATTTGAAAAACTTACTGGATTATCAAGTCAAGATGCTCTTGGAAAGTCACTAAAAATTATTTTTCCTCCTTCACTTGTTGATCGTTCAATGAGGTTGATTAAGTCTACCCTTGAAGGTGTAAGATGGGAGACAGTAGAACTTCAGATTCAACATACTGATGGGACTATAAAAACAGTAGTATGGAATTCATCCACACTTTTTTCAGATGATGGCAATGTGCCAATAGCTACAATAGCCCAGGGGCAGGATGTTACAGCCAAAAATAAATACGAAAATGAACGAAATATCGCCATTGAACAGGTAAAACAGAACCTAGCCCAACTTGCAATACTAAATGATGGAATCAGAAACCCTCTAACAATCATTTCTCTTTTATCAAGTGGAGAAAATGAAAATCAGGAAAAAAATGTAATATTAGAGCAAGTCAATATTATCAATGATATCGTTACTCAATTAGATAAAAGATGGGCTGAATCTGATAAAATATTAAAATTTTTGACCAAACATCACCAGATAAGTATCAATCCAGTAACAAATAATCAGGAAATTCAATTAAAAATAAATCAATCTATCAGTGAAAAAGAAGAGCCTCAATTATTAGTTGAAGAGTCTCAAGGTCTTTTATTTTCAATATTGGATTGTCTTGATGATTTTGTGTATGTAGTTGATATTGAGTCATATGAACTTGTATTTATAAACCGCCGCTTAAGAAATCTGGTAGGGGATTTTCCCGGTAAAAAATGTTACCAGATTTTTCAGAAGGATAATGACAATCCCTGTCCATATTGTCCGAATTCATATTTAATAGATGAATATGGCCCTACAGGAGTTTATCGATGGGAATCTACCAAACCTGATAATAAAAGAGTATATTCCTGCCGGGATTGGGCATTCCGTTGGTTTGATGGAAGGTTTGTAAAAATTGAAATTGCATCCGATATAACCGAACAAAGACAAACTGAGACCGGAATACGTAATGAAGAAGAAAAATTCAGAACTATTGCAGAACATATAAAAACCGGTTTTTTCATATTTCAAAATGATTCTTTTGTTTTTGTGAATGATGCTCTAACAGAAATTATTGGTTATTCACATAATGAGATTTATAATAAAAAAATGATAGAATTCCTTGATCCAATTGACTATGAATGGATAAAAGAAATATCTCGTCAAAGAAAGGAAGGAAAACAGGTCCCGGATAAATATATTATCCATGTAAAAACAAAAGATGGTTCAAATAAAACGTTAGAACTTTTTATATCACAAATATTCTTCCAGGAAAGCCCTGCATTGCTTGGTACTATTAATGATATAACTGAAAAAGAACATATTGAACGTGAATTATGGGATAGTGAAGATCGCTTCTGGACACTACTCCAAAATATTCCGGAATATATAATTCTCCATAAGAAAGGAAAAATTCTTTTTGCTAATAACTCAGCGTTATACGCTTTAGGTTATACTTCTGAAGAGATGGTTGGTTCTAATCTTCTGGAATACCTAACTCCAGAATCTAAGAAAAATGTTATAAAAATAATTTCTGGATCTGGTAATAAAACTATTCCTCCCGTAACTTTCATTACAAAGGAAGGTATTGAAAAGATAACCATTATCCACAAATTTTTTATTCAATATGAAAATTCCATAATTTCTCTTGATATTCTGAAAGATATTACAGAACAAAAACGAATTGAAGAAACTCTTCGAAAAAAAATTGAAAATGAAGTTGCTATTATATCGATAATACCAGATCTAATTTATACCATTGACTGGAAAGGTGTTATATTAGAAAATAAAACCAAAGGATTATCATTATTTTCATCTAATCCAGAATTGGATCAAGGGAAATCCCTTCATGAATTGTTACCCTGTCATCTTGCAAATCAGATCATACAAATAATAAATATAGCGATTTCTACAAATCTAAAGCAACATTTTGAATTTTTCCTAGATGATGAAAAACAACGTCACTGGTATGAAATTTACGTTATATATTGTTCACCAAATGAAGTTACCGCTCTTTTCCGTAATATTTCCGGAATAAAAAGTCAAGGTACGATGATAAAAGAATTAAATATGAGATTTAATCTTTTAATTAGTCTATTAAATCAGGATATTGATTCATTAATTGCTACTATCAATTTTCTCGAAAAAAAATCATTAGAATCATCAAATTTAGAAATGATTCATGAAAATATTCAACTAGCTCATAATGAGGGTAATCAAATTGAAAAGATTATCAATTTTTTTGTTCAATATAACAATCATAACTCTCATCTCTGTCAATGGCAGAACATAACTTCTCTAATCAATTCAATAACTCTAATTTTTAAGTCGTCAGATATCGAAATAATTAATCAAATTGAAGATAATATCGAGATATATGCTGATTTGATGCTCCGGCAGGTATTTTTTATACTGATAAAAAATTCGATAGATCATGGAGGAGATGTTCAAAAAATCAAACTATTTTCAGAATCAATGAATAATTCTCTCATTATTATCTATGAGGATGATGGAAGAGGTATTTGCAATAACGATAAGACCCACATTTTTGACAGGAATTTTAAAGGAAAAATTGGATCAAGTCTTTTTCTAGTCCGGGAAATCCTCTCTATGACAGACATTTTAATTCGGGAAACAGGGAAAGAAGGGGACGGTGTAAAATTTGAAATCGTGCTTCCTTCAGGCAGTTTTAGAAGAACATTCATAGAGTAA
- a CDS encoding transporter substrate-binding domain-containing protein: MPLKPHLFLFILYCFLIITSISVNADTQTTTLHDLTWVTEEYPPFNFHENGTASGLMIDLISAISQKAGEEIPIESFIFLPWNEAYHKAITDPDTVIFAIAKTPDREDLFKWVGPILTYNISLYSKRSNNITITNSNELSKYKIGAVTDDVAIDNLIQAGIKREDIFTRSDPRILVQELENGSIDLLSYGDIAANYYIKNVTGNSAYYKLSGKTGTVPIYIGFNKETPDNVVEKFRNAFDELKNKPESGEMSELDQVLSSWMLGDGLSNTQYYTEGYYPYTFIENGTPKGISIDILQYIASQYGAQIPVDHFTFGTWEDVYKTTMNQNGTALAILARSPERENLFKWAGPVDKTPVVIFTIRDSADKFRNTSPSTMKIATITEDIAATTLVNAGGKDIIYSTEPKEQIKMLENGSVDGWAYALLPGRQLISQYAANASAIVPAQTLQTYDFYIAFNRNTSPHIVNSLQDTMDLLRTEKDTSGVSIYDQILYRYVQPVFSDSNVTVSEVTSLINQTVHDISLDAPGTIKNINAGQTPYRNTEKPDLYVFVYDPDVNMVAHAENPGMVGLNYHNKGDVSGKPFRDQLVREALTNGSGWVDYIYSSPAETGLFWKSTRCQLVTGSDGKRYIICVGVYKTK; this comes from the coding sequence ATGCCTCTAAAACCACATCTATTTCTTTTTATTTTATATTGTTTTCTAATTATTACCAGTATATCTGTTAACGCAGACACCCAGACAACTACTCTGCATGATCTTACTTGGGTTACTGAAGAATATCCACCGTTTAATTTTCATGAAAATGGTACAGCATCAGGTCTTATGATAGATCTTATTTCTGCAATATCGCAAAAAGCAGGTGAAGAAATTCCTATAGAATCATTTATATTTCTACCATGGAATGAAGCATATCATAAAGCGATAACTGATCCTGATACGGTTATTTTTGCAATTGCTAAAACACCAGATCGTGAAGATCTATTCAAATGGGTTGGACCTATTTTAACATACAATATCTCTCTTTATTCAAAGAGAAGCAATAACATTACTATAACCAATTCTAATGAACTCTCAAAATATAAAATCGGAGCCGTAACAGATGATGTTGCAATCGATAATCTGATTCAGGCAGGAATTAAAAGAGAGGATATTTTTACTAGATCTGATCCGAGAATCCTAGTTCAGGAACTGGAAAATGGGTCTATTGATCTCTTATCTTATGGCGACATTGCAGCAAATTATTATATAAAAAATGTAACTGGAAATTCTGCATATTACAAACTATCTGGTAAAACTGGAACCGTTCCGATTTACATCGGTTTTAATAAAGAAACTCCAGATAACGTGGTAGAAAAATTCAGGAATGCCTTTGATGAATTGAAAAATAAGCCTGAATCCGGAGAAATGAGTGAGTTGGATCAGGTATTATCCTCATGGATGCTTGGAGATGGGCTTTCTAACACTCAGTATTATACTGAAGGATACTACCCATATACCTTTATTGAAAACGGAACTCCGAAGGGAATTTCCATAGATATTCTTCAATACATTGCATCTCAATATGGAGCACAAATTCCTGTTGACCACTTTACGTTCGGAACATGGGAAGATGTCTATAAGACTACTATGAACCAGAATGGAACTGCTCTTGCCATTCTTGCAAGATCTCCAGAACGTGAAAACTTATTCAAATGGGCAGGTCCTGTAGATAAAACACCGGTGGTCATATTCACCATTCGTGATTCTGCTGATAAGTTCAGAAATACCAGTCCGTCTACGATGAAGATTGCTACAATTACTGAAGATATAGCTGCCACTACTCTCGTAAATGCCGGAGGAAAGGATATTATCTACTCAACTGAGCCCAAGGAACAAATTAAAATGCTTGAAAATGGATCGGTTGATGGATGGGCTTATGCACTTCTCCCGGGTCGTCAGTTAATTAGTCAATATGCTGCTAATGCTTCTGCCATTGTTCCAGCACAAACTCTACAGACATATGATTTCTATATAGCCTTTAACCGGAATACATCTCCTCATATTGTTAATTCACTCCAAGATACAATGGATCTATTGAGAACTGAAAAAGATACTTCAGGAGTAAGTATATATGACCAAATCCTGTATCGATATGTTCAACCGGTCTTTTCAGATTCAAATGTTACAGTTTCAGAAGTGACAAGTCTGATTAATCAGACCGTACATGATATTAGTCTGGATGCACCAGGTACAATAAAAAATATCAATGCAGGTCAGACACCTTACAGAAATACCGAAAAACCTGACCTCTATGTCTTTGTCTATGATCCAGATGTAAACATGGTGGCCCATGCTGAAAATCCCGGAATGGTGGGGCTCAATTATCATAATAAAGGAGATGTTTCTGGCAAACCATTCAGAGACCAGCTTGTCCGGGAAGCATTGACTAACGGATCTGGTTGGGTGGATTATATCTACAGTAGTCCTGCTGAAACAGGCCTGTTCTGGAAGAGTACCAGATGCCAGCTTGTAACCGGAAGTGACGGGAAAAGATACATCATTTGTGTTGGAGTGTATAAAACCAAGTAA
- a CDS encoding hybrid sensor histidine kinase/response regulator: protein MSGKDCNPSYPEQYSILYVDDEPDLLNTGKCFIEKTEGFKVHTISSAIKALECSDLLIYDAIVSDYQMPGMDGITFLKEVRKRYKDIPFILFTGRGREEIVIEAINNGANYYVQKGGDPVSLFVELVHKIRLAVDHNRANNQISRLDEYQKKLATAMNLINVVSWECDAVSHIFTFDDRFFAMYGTSADREGGNQISTDQYVKDFIHPDDREYVLSEVRRVFKNPDPQAVTYIEHRIIRRDGEVRNILVGTGIVRDANGCIIRTYGANQDITERIKTELALKRAYRQINLLTRVTRHDILNNLSVLYMQLDAARTNCPDSHFNEYLKKMEDVVDIIQSRIEFTRIYQELGAEKPSWISLSSILPDSDSSITISYEPIICTISILVDPLVKTIFDIFLDNSKRHGEHVKDIKIMAKESENTLLIIWEDNGVGISDNEKNQIFEQGYGKHTGLGLFLVKEILFLTGISIQETGIFGSGARFEILIPKGSYRFNL, encoded by the coding sequence ATGTCTGGAAAAGATTGTAACCCATCATATCCAGAACAATATTCAATTCTTTACGTAGATGATGAACCAGATCTTCTCAATACTGGAAAGTGTTTCATAGAAAAAACAGAAGGTTTCAAAGTACACACTATTTCATCAGCAATTAAAGCCTTGGAGTGTTCCGATTTATTAATATATGATGCTATTGTGTCTGATTACCAGATGCCAGGAATGGATGGTATTACATTTCTTAAGGAAGTTAGAAAGAGGTATAAAGACATTCCATTTATTCTTTTTACGGGTCGTGGAAGAGAAGAAATTGTTATTGAAGCCATCAATAATGGTGCTAATTATTATGTTCAGAAAGGAGGAGATCCGGTCTCCTTATTTGTGGAATTAGTACATAAAATTCGTCTGGCAGTTGATCATAACCGGGCAAATAATCAGATATCCCGGCTCGATGAATATCAAAAGAAACTTGCAACAGCAATGAATCTGATAAACGTCGTAAGCTGGGAATGTGATGCTGTCAGTCATATTTTTACATTTGATGACCGGTTTTTTGCCATGTATGGAACCTCAGCCGACCGCGAAGGCGGTAATCAAATATCAACAGATCAATATGTTAAAGATTTTATTCATCCTGATGATCGTGAGTATGTGTTATCAGAAGTAAGAAGAGTTTTTAAAAATCCTGATCCTCAAGCGGTGACCTACATCGAGCATCGAATAATTCGACGGGATGGAGAGGTTAGAAATATTTTAGTGGGGACAGGTATTGTAAGGGATGCAAATGGTTGTATTATCCGGACATATGGTGCAAATCAGGATATAACGGAACGGATAAAAACGGAACTTGCATTAAAAAGAGCATATCGTCAAATAAATCTTCTAACCAGGGTTACCAGACATGATATTCTTAATAACCTTTCAGTGTTATATATGCAACTTGATGCAGCAAGGACGAACTGTCCGGACTCACATTTCAATGAATATCTGAAAAAAATGGAGGATGTCGTCGATATAATCCAGTCCAGAATAGAGTTTACCCGGATATATCAAGAGTTAGGGGCAGAAAAACCATCCTGGATTTCTTTATCCTCAATTCTTCCGGATTCTGATTCCTCAATCACGATATCGTATGAACCCATAATATGTACAATCTCTATTCTTGTCGATCCATTAGTAAAAACAATCTTTGATATATTTCTAGATAATTCAAAAAGACATGGTGAACATGTTAAAGATATTAAAATTATGGCCAAGGAATCCGAAAATACTCTACTCATTATCTGGGAGGATAATGGGGTTGGAATATCTGATAATGAGAAGAATCAAATTTTTGAACAAGGCTATGGAAAACATACCGGTTTGGGATTGTTTCTGGTAAAAGAAATACTATTTTTAACTGGTATTTCTATTCAAGAAACCGGAATATTTGGGTCGGGGGCCAGGTTTGAGATATTAATTCCCAAAGGATCATACCGGTTTAATTTGTAA
- a CDS encoding Lar family restriction alleviation protein: MTESYKPCPFCGSNYVKIKPDDDYNHVWTIHCPRCHMVYIPYGKTREEIILKWNQRV, from the coding sequence ATGACTGAATCTTATAAACCATGTCCGTTTTGTGGAAGTAATTATGTTAAAATAAAACCAGATGATGATTATAATCATGTATGGACTATCCATTGTCCTAGATGTCACATGGTTTATATCCCTTATGGGAAAACCAGAGAAGAGATTATACTTAAATGGAATCAAAGAGTTTGA